The sequence below is a genomic window from Harpia harpyja isolate bHarHar1 chromosome 3, bHarHar1 primary haplotype, whole genome shotgun sequence.
GGCCGCCGCCTCCATCTCCGCGGGCGCGGAGATGCcaggccccggggggggggggggagaagcgggGGGAGAAAAACCGAGCGTTTTGCCCGGGGTGGGAAGCGGGGGGAGCCCGCCGGGCTGTTCCTTCCCTGCCGAAAAATAAACGAGCGAGGAGCGGCCGGCGGCAGCTCCGCGCCGTTATGttgttatttagttatttatttagttatttgcatctgccttttttttttttttgagcggctcgaaaccattttttttctgggtgaTTTTGAAGGGCTAAATGGGACAGGGTGGTTTGGGAATTCATTTACCTCTTTCCGTGGTTTCAAGTGAAAGGTTTCCAATTTTTAGGAAAATCAAGCCCGGGCAATAATTAACATTGATGCTGAGCGGTTCTCGGCTGCAGTGTGTAACTCCCAGGTAGACCCCGGAGAGTCTGTCCCCTCCTTGGGTGAATTTTGGTGACACGGAAGAATAAAGTCCCGCTCGGAAATCGCGGGGAAGCCTCGGCTCAGCCCTCGCCCGTCCCTGTCAgctccgccgccggccgcgccggGATAATTTGATTATTCCCAGCAAGAGCGGTGTTTGTTTTGGTCGGCCTTTTAAAggagagaggggggaagaaaaaaaaggagaaatgcgAGGGCAAGAGAAAACCGCTCTCGTTAAAATGGCAAGGAGCTTCGCCAGCCCCGCTTTGCATTTCTGTCCTCTTCTTCCTGAAGGTATAAACCCCTCAGGTCCGTGTTTTTCCCGAACCGAGCACcttattagaaaggaaaaaaaaattaaaaatttatgaCAATAAAAAGGCGGGATGGGGGAGCCCATCtcccaggctgggcagggcaCTGCTCCTGCAGGACGCGGCCGCGGGCGGCTGCGAGCCCATGCGTTATAATTCTGCGCACTTGCTCCAGACTTTAGGGTATTAGTTGATTTTAGAGCCGGGTTTAAGGCTCCGTTCCGGTCCCCACACAGCTGCCTTGTCAATAAGGATCTGTTCCAAGCAGACATTCCTTCTGGGAGGACATTGCAGCTCTTTAAGACTTCATCTGCAACATCATAAGTACTAAAATAAAATGGCAAGGGAAAATTACCAGACACATGGTCATGGGATATAGAAGCGTCCTGACTCCAGCGTACATAGTAAAGTCACTGGACAGACTGGGTGGCAGGGGCTTATTTTAAACAGCCCCGAGACGCGAAGTACATGGGGAAAAACAACAATCCGGATTTAGGAAAATATCGGGACCGGCCTTTCCCATATCGTGTCGCGGGCAGAGGGAGCGGGCAGCGGGAGAGCCGCCAGCCCCGGCTCGGAGCCCTTCGCCGCCTCGGCCACAAACGGGCTGCTCCTAACTTTGAGCATTTACAGTCAAATAAATCCGAATGTCTTTAGTGAAGACAAACAGGTTTTAAAGAGCCCCGCGACGGTTATTAGCACCCGCGGAGCGAACTCGTTCTTGAATCAAAAGCCTTCTGGAGTGTGCTTAAAATAGTGGTTTCGACTTATCTAATCAAAGATAAATACAGTCATAAAGACACCCTCTTCCCACCGCTCCCCTGCCCTTATCTCACCGCATTGTCCTCATCTCCCAGCCCGTCCTTGCTACTGACAATAGATTAGCTTTGCTTAGGGAGCCtaattgttttctgcttttttttttttttttaaataattgctttGGAGCGAGGTGTGCAAATGAGGATTAGGCTAATGAAAGCGCCGCCGGTAGGTGCAGTTTTCCTGCCCGCCTTCCGCGGGGGATCCGCGGGGCTGCCCCGGACCtgccgcgccgcccccgccgggagctcccccccccccccgccggggccgaGCAGGGAAGGGGTgcgggggacgggacggggacaaGGAGGGGGCGCACGGGCCCCGCGTCTTATTTAGCTATTCACTTCAAGCATTATTTATTCATCCCCAGCATTAAGGTGATTAAATACGGGCTGGCTTGGCAGGGCGGGGGGCAGgagtttggggcggggggggggggttgtggaagagtggaagaaagaaagacaaagtCCGCCGGGAGCGACTTCCCCGGGGATGCGCCCGCGGGGTGCGGGGCGGCGCGGCTCCCcccgccgggaccggggccgggtcCGTGGCCGCACCCGCGCAGAGGCGGCGGCGGGAAGCGCAGCCGCGGCGGCCGTAGGCCGGGGCCGGGTCCCCGCCGCCAGGCTCCGCCCGCCCGTGCCGAGGCTCtgcccgccgggccgggctgggctgggctgggccgggctgggctgggctgggctgggccgggccgggccgggcccagcCGCGGCGGGGGCCGAGCCGCGGGCGCCCAATCAGCGCGGCGCGGGGGCTCGGGCGCTTTAAGCGCGGCGGCAGCGGAGCGGGGACAAAGTCCCCCCCGGCGCCGCGACGAGCATCCCCGCTCGCCCGCCCCCGGCTGCCACCGCGCCTCCCCGCTCtggggccgggaccgggaccgggaccaggaccgggccccggcccggcgggcggctgccccccgcccctccgccgccgggctcccgcggggtgcccgcctccgcctcctcctcctcctcctcctcccgccgccgccgccgcgctcggcCATGTCGATGCTGCCGTCGTTTGGCTTCACGCAGGAGCAGGTCGCCTGCGTCTGCGAGGTGCTGCAGCAAGGGGGGAACCTGGAGAGGTTGGGCCGGTTCCTCTGGTCGCTGCCGGCCTGCGACCACCTGCACAAGAACGAGAGCGTCCTGAAGGCCAAGGCGGTGGTGGCCTTCCACCGCGGCAACTTCCGCGAGCTCTACAAGATCCTGGAGAGCCACCAGTTCTCCCCCCACAACCACCccaagctgcagcagctctggctgaAGGCTCACTACGTGGAAGCCGAGAAACTGCGGGGCAGACCCTTGGGCGCCGTCGGCAAATACCGCGTCCGCCGAAAATTCCCTTTGCCCCGCACCATCTGGGACGGCGAGGAAACCAGTTACTGCTTCAAGGAGAAATCCCGGGGCGTGCTGCGGGAATGGTACGCCCACAACCCCTACCCGTCCCCCCGGGAGAAGCGGGAGCTGGCGGAAGCCACCGGGCTCACCACCACCCAGGTCAGCAACTGGTTCAAGAACCGGAGGCAGCGGGACCGAGCGGCGGAGGCCAAGGAAAGGTACTTgccacccccccatcccctccgtgcccccccccttttctccccgGTCCCCCGTACGGGGAGCGCGGCGAGCACTCGGCGGCGGCTGGGGAAGGAGCGGCGAAAATACCTCGCTCCCTCCAA
It includes:
- the SIX1 gene encoding homeobox protein SIX1 — its product is MSMLPSFGFTQEQVACVCEVLQQGGNLERLGRFLWSLPACDHLHKNESVLKAKAVVAFHRGNFRELYKILESHQFSPHNHPKLQQLWLKAHYVEAEKLRGRPLGAVGKYRVRRKFPLPRTIWDGEETSYCFKEKSRGVLREWYAHNPYPSPREKRELAEATGLTTTQVSNWFKNRRQRDRAAEAKERENTENNNAATNKPNQLSPLDGSKPLMSSSEEEFSPPQSPDQNSVLLLQGNLSHARSSGYSLSGLATSQTPHSLQGHQLQDSLLGPLTSSLVDLGS